In a single window of the Euleptes europaea isolate rEulEur1 chromosome 4, rEulEur1.hap1, whole genome shotgun sequence genome:
- the LOC130476463 gene encoding solute carrier family 25 member 36-A-like, whose product MSALPLAARPPYRHSLLVSDTPSSGWCGFSSVVYIYGPLETWQQIMRLVHAQNMTNGDYAFFHLDLFGEVQDAEGLREAFQFIPIRLANLGGAEARTRAGRRRLARPRLLRPVPRRPSELGRRAGCATSRSICRGDRAAGAELRGAGGMAGRSTALHLAAGGIGGTVGAILTCPLEVVKTRLQSSSLSLRPLYLPAVQLQGVNGALIRPCLPSVGALELLRTILEKEGIRSLFRGLGPNLVGVAPSRAIYFAAYSGAKEKLNMVLVPESKKVHMLSAACAGVTSATLTNPIWLVKTRMQLEARARGEVRGSALQCAMRVYHTEGLRGFYRGISASYAGVSETVMHFVIYEALKQRLREHRPFLSPSLNFTPNSQDFFGLMGAAAVSKTCASCIAYPHEVIRTRLREEGSRYLSFIQTLQLVVKEEGPSALYRGLPAHLIRQIPNAAIVMVTYELTIHLATKI is encoded by the exons ATGAGCGCATTGCCTCTCGCTGCCCGTCCTCCCTACCGCCATTCCTTGCTGGTGTCTGACACTCCCTCCTCTGGCTGGTGTGGTTTCTCCTCAGTGGTCTACATCTATGGGCCCCTGGAGACATGGCAGCAGATCATGCGCCTGGTGCATGCTCAGAACATGACCAATGGTGACTATGCCTTCTTCCACCTGGACCTCTTTGGGGAGGTCCAGGATGCAGAAGGCCTCCGAGAGGCCTTCCAG tttatccccaTACGCCTGGCCAATCTTGGCGGAGCGGAGGCTCGAAcccgggcggggaggaggcgcctgGCTCGCCCCCGCCTCCTCCGGCCCGTCCCCCGACGGCCGAGCGAGCTGGGGCGGAGAGCTGGCTGCGCAACGAGCCGCAGCATCTGCAGGGGGGACAGGGCGGCGGGCGCGGAGCTGCGAGGCGCCGGAGGGATGGCCGGCCGGAGCACGGCGCTGCACCTCGCGGCCGGCGG aATCGGTGGCACGGTGGGCGCCATTTTGACCTGCCCCTTGGAAGTGGTGAAGACCCGCCTGCAGTCCTCCTCGTTGTCCCTGCGGCCCCTTTACCTACCTGCGGTACAGCTGCAGGGAGTGAACGGGGCACTGATCCGCCCATGTCTCCCTTCAGTAGGAGCACTTGAGCTTCTGAG AACCATTCTTGAGAAAGAAGGAATCCGCTCTCTCTTCCGAGGCTTGGGGCCTAATCTCGTTGGAGTTGCTCCTTCCAG GGCCATTTATTTTGCTGCATATTCAGGGGCGAAGGAGAAACTCAACATGGTTCTCGTGCCTGAGTCCAAGAAAGTTCAcatgctctcagcagcctgtgcAG GAGTCACTTCGGCCACCTTGACCAACCCCATCTGGCTGGTGAAGACCAGAATGCAGCTGGAAGCCAG GGCCAGAGGGGAGGTACGTGGTAGTGCTCTTCAATGCGCCATGCGGGTTTACCACACGGAGGGCCTGCGAGGCTTTTACCGTGGGATTTCGGCCTCGTATGCCGGAGTCTCCGAAACAGTCATGCATTTTGTTATCTACGAGGCGCTGAAGCAACGGCTGAGGGAACATCGGCCTTTCTTGTCTCCATCCCTCAACTTCACACCCAACAGCCAGGACTTCTTTGGGCTGATGGGAGCAGCTGCTGTCTCAAAAACCTGTGCCTCGTGCATCGCCTACCCACATG AAGTCATCCGGACACGGCTACGAGAGGAGGGTTCCCGTTACCTCTCTTTCATACAAACCCTGCAGCTTGTGGTCAAAGAAGAGGGTCCCTCGGCTCTTTACCGGGGGCTTCCGGCCCACCTGATCCGCCAGATCCCCAACGCAGCTATCGTCATGGTCACCTATGAACTGACTATTCACCTGGCGACAAAAATATGA